Proteins encoded together in one Corvus hawaiiensis isolate bCorHaw1 chromosome 15, bCorHaw1.pri.cur, whole genome shotgun sequence window:
- the LOC125333826 gene encoding uncharacterized protein LOC125333826 isoform X4, producing the protein MPSCHSTTLPCTGCCGSLRFVRVKKSSGIHFWNKKNQQSQRGDKRWSIPEETTETISCSSWTLILEEGRKLLDQQELSVSPSRQRLLFVRGPVPAPSALPLPSPVLRIQRSVNHAEQRARMEEVAAFLHTGALCWKKGRETLIFRGEKLLRFGLWPQPRGSPHSKLGEARLPRC; encoded by the exons ATGCCGAGCTGCCACTCCACAACCCTCCCCTGCACAGGATGTTGCGGATCCTTACGGTTTGTCCGGGTTAAAAAAAGCAGTGGAATACATTTCTGGAATAAAAAG AACCAGCAAAGCCAGCGAGGTGACAAGAGATGGAGCATCCCTGAGGAGACAACAGAGAccatcagctgctccagctggacacTGATCCTGGAAGAAGGCAGAAAGCTGCTGGACCAGCAAGAGCTTTCA GTCAGCCCCTCCCGGCAGCGGCTGCTCTTTGTGCGGGGCCCGGTGCCCGCTCCGAGCGCGCTCCCTCTGCCGTCCCCGGTGCTGCGGATCCAGCGGAGCGTGAACCACGCGGAACAGCGAGCGAGGATGGAGGAGGTGGCAGCGTTCCTGCACACgggagctctgtgctggaaaaaagggagagaaacgCTGATTTTTAGAGGGGAGAAGTTGCTCCGGTTTGGCCTCTGGCCACAGCCCAGGGGCTCCCCACACTCAAAGCTGGGTGAAGCGCGGCTCCCCCGTTGCTGA
- the LOC125333826 gene encoding uncharacterized protein LOC125333826 isoform X3: MPSCHSTTLPCTGCCGSLRFVRVKKSSGIHFWNKKLLPARFHVPAFGGGDASGAGEDSTGRFSALKELNPHARSAWAITLQLHIPEQNQQSQRGDKRWSIPEETTETISCSSWTLILEEGRKLLDQQELSVSPSRQRLLFVRGPVPAPSALPLPSPVLRIQRSVNHAEQRARMEEVAAFLHTGALCWKKGRETLIFRGEKLLRFGLWPQPRGSPHSKLGEARLPRC; the protein is encoded by the exons ATGCCGAGCTGCCACTCCACAACCCTCCCCTGCACAGGATGTTGCGGATCCTTACGGTTTGTCCGGGTTAAAAAAAGCAGTGGAATACATTTCTGGAATAAAAAG CTTCTCCCTGCACGGTTCCACGTGCCGGCTTTCGGAGGAGGGGATGCctcaggagctggggaggaCAGCACGGGAAGGTTTTCAGCCCTGAAAGAGTTAAATCCTCACGCCCGCAGCGCCTGGGCAATAACTCTGCAGCTTCACATCCCTGAGCAG AACCAGCAAAGCCAGCGAGGTGACAAGAGATGGAGCATCCCTGAGGAGACAACAGAGAccatcagctgctccagctggacacTGATCCTGGAAGAAGGCAGAAAGCTGCTGGACCAGCAAGAGCTTTCA GTCAGCCCCTCCCGGCAGCGGCTGCTCTTTGTGCGGGGCCCGGTGCCCGCTCCGAGCGCGCTCCCTCTGCCGTCCCCGGTGCTGCGGATCCAGCGGAGCGTGAACCACGCGGAACAGCGAGCGAGGATGGAGGAGGTGGCAGCGTTCCTGCACACgggagctctgtgctggaaaaaagggagagaaacgCTGATTTTTAGAGGGGAGAAGTTGCTCCGGTTTGGCCTCTGGCCACAGCCCAGGGGCTCCCCACACTCAAAGCTGGGTGAAGCGCGGCTCCCCCGTTGCTGA
- the LOC125333826 gene encoding uncharacterized protein LOC125333826 isoform X5, translating into MLQGMEMNQQSQRGDKRWSIPEETTETISCSSWTLILEEGRKLLDQQELSVSPSRQRLLFVRGPVPAPSALPLPSPVLRIQRSVNHAEQRARMEEVAAFLHTGALCWKKGRETLIFRGEKLLRFGLWPQPRGSPHSKLGEARLPRC; encoded by the exons atgctccagggcaTGGAGATG AACCAGCAAAGCCAGCGAGGTGACAAGAGATGGAGCATCCCTGAGGAGACAACAGAGAccatcagctgctccagctggacacTGATCCTGGAAGAAGGCAGAAAGCTGCTGGACCAGCAAGAGCTTTCA GTCAGCCCCTCCCGGCAGCGGCTGCTCTTTGTGCGGGGCCCGGTGCCCGCTCCGAGCGCGCTCCCTCTGCCGTCCCCGGTGCTGCGGATCCAGCGGAGCGTGAACCACGCGGAACAGCGAGCGAGGATGGAGGAGGTGGCAGCGTTCCTGCACACgggagctctgtgctggaaaaaagggagagaaacgCTGATTTTTAGAGGGGAGAAGTTGCTCCGGTTTGGCCTCTGGCCACAGCCCAGGGGCTCCCCACACTCAAAGCTGGGTGAAGCGCGGCTCCCCCGTTGCTGA
- the LOC125333826 gene encoding uncharacterized protein LOC125333826 isoform X1: MLHLLRCCQTPRGWDPSAAPTKSPRARAQRQKTPTASRGRLGRGREPGMAGFGGRRSPPSPARCVTRVCHTGHSSCLSHLLCTPHVSVALPGFGAEDRPRSDISCPLCHGSPLGAGQGRQRHQGGARGIFRDAPGHGDGERENQQSQRGDKRWSIPEETTETISCSSWTLILEEGRKLLDQQELSVSPSRQRLLFVRGPVPAPSALPLPSPVLRIQRSVNHAEQRARMEEVAAFLHTGALCWKKGRETLIFRGEKLLRFGLWPQPRGSPHSKLGEARLPRC; this comes from the exons ATGCTCCATCTCCTCCGCTGCTGCCAGACCCCCAGGGGCTGGGACCCATCAGCAGCACCCACAAAGAGCCCACGAGCCAGGGCCCAGCGCCAAAAAACACCCACCGCGAGCAGGGGACgtctgggaagggggagggagcCGGGGATGGCCGGGTTTGGGGGCCGGCGGTCCCCTCCCAGCCCGGCCCGCTGCGTGACCCGCGTGTGTCACACGGGGCACAGCTCCTGTCTGAGCCATCTGCTGTGCACACCCCACGTTTCTGTGGCTTTGCCGGGTTTTGGGGCTGAGGACCGGCCCAGAAGTGACATCTCCTGCCCGCTGTGCCACGGTTCCCCgctgggagcggggcaggggaggCAAAGGCATCAAGGAGGAGCGAGGGGGATTttcagggatgctccagggcaTGGAGATGGTGAGAGAGAG AACCAGCAAAGCCAGCGAGGTGACAAGAGATGGAGCATCCCTGAGGAGACAACAGAGAccatcagctgctccagctggacacTGATCCTGGAAGAAGGCAGAAAGCTGCTGGACCAGCAAGAGCTTTCA GTCAGCCCCTCCCGGCAGCGGCTGCTCTTTGTGCGGGGCCCGGTGCCCGCTCCGAGCGCGCTCCCTCTGCCGTCCCCGGTGCTGCGGATCCAGCGGAGCGTGAACCACGCGGAACAGCGAGCGAGGATGGAGGAGGTGGCAGCGTTCCTGCACACgggagctctgtgctggaaaaaagggagagaaacgCTGATTTTTAGAGGGGAGAAGTTGCTCCGGTTTGGCCTCTGGCCACAGCCCAGGGGCTCCCCACACTCAAAGCTGGGTGAAGCGCGGCTCCCCCGTTGCTGA
- the LOC125333826 gene encoding uncharacterized protein LOC125333826 isoform X2 — MLHLLRCCQTPRGWDPSAAPTKSPRARAQRQKTPTASRGRLGRGREPGMAGFGGRRSPPSPARCVTRVCHTGHSSCLSHLLCTPHVSVALPGFGAEDRPRSDISCPLCHGSPLGAGQGRQRHQGGARGIFRDAPGHGDGERENQQSQRGDKRWSIPEETTETISCSSWTLILEEGRKLLDQQELSRLLFVRGPVPAPSALPLPSPVLRIQRSVNHAEQRARMEEVAAFLHTGALCWKKGRETLIFRGEKLLRFGLWPQPRGSPHSKLGEARLPRC, encoded by the exons ATGCTCCATCTCCTCCGCTGCTGCCAGACCCCCAGGGGCTGGGACCCATCAGCAGCACCCACAAAGAGCCCACGAGCCAGGGCCCAGCGCCAAAAAACACCCACCGCGAGCAGGGGACgtctgggaagggggagggagcCGGGGATGGCCGGGTTTGGGGGCCGGCGGTCCCCTCCCAGCCCGGCCCGCTGCGTGACCCGCGTGTGTCACACGGGGCACAGCTCCTGTCTGAGCCATCTGCTGTGCACACCCCACGTTTCTGTGGCTTTGCCGGGTTTTGGGGCTGAGGACCGGCCCAGAAGTGACATCTCCTGCCCGCTGTGCCACGGTTCCCCgctgggagcggggcaggggaggCAAAGGCATCAAGGAGGAGCGAGGGGGATTttcagggatgctccagggcaTGGAGATGGTGAGAGAGAG AACCAGCAAAGCCAGCGAGGTGACAAGAGATGGAGCATCCCTGAGGAGACAACAGAGAccatcagctgctccagctggacacTGATCCTGGAAGAAGGCAGAAAGCTGCTGGACCAGCAAGAGCTTTCA CGGCTGCTCTTTGTGCGGGGCCCGGTGCCCGCTCCGAGCGCGCTCCCTCTGCCGTCCCCGGTGCTGCGGATCCAGCGGAGCGTGAACCACGCGGAACAGCGAGCGAGGATGGAGGAGGTGGCAGCGTTCCTGCACACgggagctctgtgctggaaaaaagggagagaaacgCTGATTTTTAGAGGGGAGAAGTTGCTCCGGTTTGGCCTCTGGCCACAGCCCAGGGGCTCCCCACACTCAAAGCTGGGTGAAGCGCGGCTCCCCCGTTGCTGA